Genomic window (Corallococcus exiguus):
ACCGGGCCGACGAGCGCGATGTGACGCTGTTCGAGCGGATGCTGGAGGCGGTGGTGCGGGACCGGCGCGCGCTGAGCGTGGCGATGGATGCCCTGCTCCAGCCCCGGGATCGGATGCGGCCCGTGCCCCTGCACGCGGTGCAGGGAATGGTGACGGGGCTCCTTACGAAGGACCCGTGTCTGGCGACACTGCGCGTGCGCTGCGCGGCGGTGGCCCTGGCGCCTCCGGCCTTCGCGAGCCACCTGGACACGATGGGACAGGAGGGCTGGCTCCACGCGGACGCGCTGATGGCGGCCCAGGTGGCGGTGTCGAACCTGCCGGTGGAGACGATGGACGACGTCGGCCGGCGTCTGGCTCGGAGCTCCAGCCCGGAGGCTCGGCGCCTGGCCCTGCACTGCCTGGTGCGCGACGCAGGGGATGGGCGCGGATGGACGGAGGAGCGGCTGGAGAAACTCACCGCGTTCCAGCGCGATGCAGCACCGCTCGTGGCCGGGGCCGCGCAGTTCGTGTTCCCGCCCCGGGAGATGGTGAAGGACTCGGAAGAGGCGTAGGCCCCCGGCGCGGTGTTCCAAAACCTGTCCGACTGTCGGACGAGTCTCCGCGGCCTGGCCGGTGCGGGGGCCCTCGGGTCGCGGTGCTCCAAAACTTGTCCGACTGTCGGACAGGTTTGTGCGGTGCGCCGCCGGCAGGGCGGCACGTCCGTCTTCCGGGGCCCATGAGGCTCAGTTCAGCGAGCGGACCGGGGCCATCCACGCGGCTCCTCGCTCCGCCTCGCTCGCGTATTGCTCCAGTTGCAGCGCCCGGTGGGCCACGGTGTGTTCGGCCAGGACCCTGGCCCGGGCTCGCATGCCCAGCTGGCGCCGGTCCGCTTCCGGCATCGCGAGCAGGTAGCGCAGCACGTCCTGCTCCGTGCGGGCGACCATCACCTCCTCGCCCAGCGAGAAGACGTCCTCCAGCCCTGGCCAGGGGTCACAGATGAGCGCTGCTCCACAGGCCGCGGCCTCGAACAGGTTCGCCCCTGGCGTGTGCTCGGCCTGGGAGAGGACCAGCGTGAAGCGCTGCGCACCGATGAAACCCGCGTGCTCCTGGAGGGATGGGGCCGCGTGCCTCGCCACGTTGGCGGGCCAGGCGTCATCCACCGCCGACAGCGTGCCCGCGAGGACGAAGCGCCCGTCGGACCAACCGCGCGCGGCGCCCAGCAGCCATTGCTTCAAGAGCCCCCGCCGCTCTGGCGACGACGATCCCGCGTACCCCAGGTCCCAGAGCGTCCGTCCGCTCCCGGGCGCGAAGTGCTCCGCGTCCACGCCCGGCAGGAACACGCGCGCGCGGGCCACTCCCCACTCGCGCTCCAGCTGACGGGGCACCGGGCCTCCGCTGGAGCAGAGATAGAGCCGGTAGCCCGTGAACAGGTCCGGCGTCATGCATGCGGGGTCCTCTCGCAGGGCGTGCCGCGCCAGCGTCCGGGGCGTGTCCCGGTCCCAGAAGGCGGTGAGCCCCCGCGCCGTGTTCGCGGTCCAGCGGCTCACGTCCGCGACCTGCGGCGCGTCCGCGTCCACCAGCACCAGGTCCGCGCGGCGCACCTGCGAATGGAAGCGCGCGTGGAGGTCCGCCAGGTCCACGTACGGCGCGACGGCGGAGTCCTCCTCCCCGCTTGCACCGGGCGCCGTGCGCTCCAGGTAGAGGACCGCGTGTCCGCGACGCCGGAGCGCCTGCGCGAGCTGTCTCGG
Coding sequences:
- a CDS encoding CgeB family protein, whose product is MDIVFLGPVCRATAEAQAATAPRQLAQALRRRGHAVLYLERTAPGASGEEDSAVAPYVDLADLHARFHSQVRRADLVLVDADAPQVADVSRWTANTARGLTAFWDRDTPRTLARHALREDPACMTPDLFTGYRLYLCSSGGPVPRQLEREWGVARARVFLPGVDAEHFAPGSGRTLWDLGYAGSSSPERRGLLKQWLLGAARGWSDGRFVLAGTLSAVDDAWPANVARHAAPSLQEHAGFIGAQRFTLVLSQAEHTPGANLFEAAACGAALICDPWPGLEDVFSLGEEVMVARTEQDVLRYLLAMPEADRRQLGMRARARVLAEHTVAHRALQLEQYASEAERGAAWMAPVRSLN